CGGACTGGACGCAAGCCAATGATCTCTCACGACCTCGTTGCGCATCGCAGCAAGACCGCATTCCCATGGACGGGTGGTTGTCATGTTTTTCAAAATATACTATTATACATGACATATGTCACTTATTAATTTCCTATAGTGTGACCCGATGCCTGTTCCCAAACCTCAACAACGAGTGATGAACCGTTTACGTGAAATGCGGATTGCCGCCGGGCTCTCACAAGGAGAACTGGCACAGAGTGCGGGCATTACTCGACAGGCCCTCTATGCCATGGAAAAAGATCAGTATCTTCCGGGAACGGAAGTCGCCTTGCATCTCGCGGATGCTTTGGGAACGTCGGTTGAGGATCTGTTCTCGTTGAATGAGGATCGTGAAATTCTTGAGGCGGAACTGCCGGCCGATCATCCCGGAGTCTTCAATTCCACCAGGGTCAAGTTGGCGACAGTAGGGAATCGCCTGGTGGCCAAACCGGTGACGGAACTGGGAGACGTCCTGAATTATACGGTTCCCGCGGATGCGCTGATATTGGGAGCGACAACCCGGCGAAAACGTTCGGTTTACGTGCAGCTCTTGAAAAGCCAGAAGGACGTGGAAAAGCAAATTCTCGTGGCGGGATGTGATCCCGCCATTTATCTGGCCGGGGAGCACGTTCGACAACAAGCAGGAAACGCGTCGGTTGTCGGGTGGAACATGACAAGCCTTGCCGCTCTGCGTGCGTTAAAACGTGGAGACGTGCACGTCGCGGGGATTCATATGCGGGACCCGCGTTCCGGAGAGTATAACCTTCCGTTTTTGAAAAAGTATTTGCAAGGTCAAACCGTGACGGTCGTCCGGTTTGCCACGTNNNNNNNNNNNNNNNNNNNNNNNNNNNNNNNNNNNNNNNNNNNNNNNNNNNNNNNNNNNNNNNNNNNNNNNNNNNNNNNNNNNNNNNNNNNNNNNNNATCATTTGCTCTCCCGTCATCGTATTCCGAGTCAAGTCGTGAGGGGCTATGGAACAATGGCTTCTTCCCAGATCGGCCTGGGACGATGTATTTCGGAGGGGAAGGCAGACGTCGGCATTGGAACACGCGCCGTGGCTCAATTGTACAACTTTGATTTCATTCCGTTGCAGGAAGAACGCTATGATTTGGTCATTCCGACGGCGTACGTACACTCGCATCCCGGCATGAAGGTATTTTTGGACACCTTGGTCACGCGCAGGTTTCAACAGGAAATTGAAGCCTTGGGGGGGTATGACGCCAGAGAGAGCGGGAAGATCATCCGTGAACAATAGCGTGTCGCGGGCCGGACCTGGGGCGGGGATGGTTTTTTAATAGATATCAAGTATTATTGCTATATAGACAATTAATAATTACATCTTTCATCACCATGAGAAGTTTCTCGATGGAATGCATGTCCTTGGGGACGCGTGCCGGCAGAAAGGGTGGAGGCCTGGTTTTCGTTCTGCTTGGCGGTTTGGCCTTAATCGGTTGGGGCGGCGCGGCCCACGCTTTCCCCGAGGGTTTTTCTCAAGCGGGTATCGAGCCGGTTGAACGGGTCTCAAGGAGGCCGGTGCCGGAACCTGCGGATGCCGTACTCGTTGTGGCTCGGGAATGGAAATGGGACCGTTACCTGAGGGACGCCTTGCATCTCCCGGCTTGGCTGGACCTTGGCCTGGAACACCGGACGCGTTTCGAAACGTATGACCACCCCTGGCGAGCCAGCCAGCCCGCGGGTCAAACGGATTCGCAAATTCAACAACGGTCGCGCGTTCGGTTGGGTCTGAACGGGAAGCATGTCAAATTTTTGTTTGAGGGCCAGGATTCCAGGGTGTATCTGGATGACGCTGAAAGTTACATCACCACGGGCATCAGGAATGAAATGGACGTGTTGCAGCTCATGGCATCCGTCACGGTGCACAACGTGCTGGAGACCGGACTCCGTACCGACCTGCACGTNNNNNNNNNNNNNNNNNNNNNNNNNNNNNNNNNNNNNNNNNNNNNNNNNNNNNNNNNNNNNNNNNNNNNNNNNNNNNNNNNNNNNNNNNNNNNNNNNNNNNNNNNNNNNNNNNNNNNNNNNNNNNNNNNNNNNNNNNNNNNNNNNNNNNNNNNNNNNNNNNNNNNNNNNNNNNNNNNNNNNNNNNNNNNNNNNNNNNNNNNNNNNNNNNCTCAATGCTTACTATTTCGGATTGAACGACCAACGGAGTGCCACCGTCGGCAGGCACAGAACGTTTTCGACGTTCGGAACCAGACTCTATGATGACCCGAAACCAGGAAGAATCGATTATGAAATCGAGAGCGTCGTGCAGACGGGGAAAAAAGGCCATGTCAATCATTTTGCCCATTTTCAGCACATTGATGTCGGGTACACGCTGGATCTCCCCTGGTCGCCGCGATTTCTGATTCATTATGACTACGCCAGCGGGGACCGGAGCGCGCATGATAGCCAGAGTTCGGCTTTTGATACACTGTTTGGCGCACGACGTTTCGATTATATGCCGACCGGAAATTTCGGACCGTTTTTTCGGTCGAACTTCAGTTCGCCGGGATGGCGGGTGATTGTGGTTCCGTGTCAGGGTTGCGAAGTACAACTCAAACACCGGGCGTGGTATCTCGCGACCTCGAGAGGCGCGTTCGGACGCAACGGGCTGCATGACCCCACGGGCGGATCCGGAAATTTTCTCGGCCATGATCTCGAGTTGCGGGCTCAGTGGAAAACCANNNNNNNNNNNNNNNNNNNNNNNNNNNNNNNNNNNNNNNNNNNNNNNNNNNNNNNNNNNNNNNNNNNNNNNNNNNNNNNNNNNNNNNNNNNNNNNNNNNNNNNNNNNNNNNNNNNNNNNNNNNNNNNNNNNNNNNNNNNNNNNNNNNNNNNNNNNNNNNNNNNNNNNNNNNNNNNNNNNNNNNNNNNNNNNNNNNNNNNNNNNNNNNNNNNNNNNNNNNNNNNNNNNNNNNNNNNNNNNNNNNNNNNNNNNNNNNNNNNNNNNNNNNNNNNNNNNNNNNNNNNNNNNNNNNNNNNNNNNNNNNNNNNNNNNNNNNNNNNNNNNNNNNNNN
This is a stretch of genomic DNA from Flavobacteriales bacterium. It encodes these proteins:
- a CDS encoding alginate export family protein — encoded protein: LNAYYFGLNDQRSATVGRHRTFSTFGTRLYDDPKPGRIDYEIESVVQTGKKGHVNHFAHFQHIDVGYTLDLPWSPRFLIHYDYASGDRSAHDSQSSAFDTLFGARRFDYMPTGNFGPFFRSNFSSPGWRVIVVPCQGCEVQLKHRAWYLATSRGAFGRNGLHDPTGGSGNFLGHDLELRAQWKT
- a CDS encoding helix-turn-helix domain-containing protein: MMNRLREMRIAAGLSQGELAQSAGITRQALYAMEKDQYLPGTEVALHLADALGTSVEDLFSLNEDREILEAELPADHPGVFNSTRVKLATVGNRLVAKPVTELGDVLNYTVPADALILGATTRRKRSVYVQLLKSQKDVEKQILVAGCDPAIYLAGEHVRQQAGNASVVGWNMTSLAALRALKRGDVHVAGIHMRDPRSGEYNLPFLKKYLQGQTVTVVRFAT